Proteins found in one Muntiacus reevesi chromosome 2, mMunRee1.1, whole genome shotgun sequence genomic segment:
- the FHIP2A gene encoding FHF complex subunit HOOK interacting protein 2A, with product MFSKFTSILQHAVEALAPSLPLQEDFVYHWKAITHYYIETSDDKAPVTDTNIPSHLEQMLVILVQEENEREFGETGPCMEYLLHHKILETLYTLGKADCPPGMKQQVLVFYTKLLGKIRQPLLPHINVHRPVQKLIRLCGEVLATPTENEEIQFLCIVCAKLKQDPYLVNFFLENKFKSLASQGGPNAISEDVLKSQDSLSTDTGQSCQPEELLGASGTEHTDSEDEPSHQMGDLSTSLENLSVTALPEATVVRPNQDYNLVNSLLNLTRSPDGRIAVKACEGLMLLVSLPEPAAARCLTQGTCLCELLTDRLAALYRALPPSVDPLDIETVEAINWGLDSYSHKEDASAFPGKRALISFLSWFDYCDQLIKEAQKTAAVALAKAVHERFFIGVMEPQLMQTSEMGILTSTALLHRIVRQVTSDILLQEMVFFILGEQREPETLAEISRHPLRHRLIEHCDHISDEISIMTLRMFEHLLQKPNEHILYNLVLRNLEERNYTEYKPVCPEDKDVVENGLIAGAVDLEEDPLFTDISPDNTLSNQEWLSSSPPATPDHPKNDGKTEVHKIVNSFLCLVPDEAKSSYHVEGTGYDTYLRDAHRQFRDYCAICLRWEWPGSPKALERCNLEAAFFEGHFLKVLFDRMGRILDQPYDVNLQVTSVLSRLSLFPHPHIHEYLLDPYVNLASGCRSLFSVIVRVVGDLMVRIQRIQDFTPKLLLVRKRLLGLEPEGPVIDHITLLEGVIVLEEFCKELAAIAFVKYHAASTP from the exons CTTGCACCTTCTCTTCCTTTACAAGAAGATTTTGTTTACCACTGGAAGGCAATTACCCATTACTATATAGAGACGTCAG ATGATAAAGCCCCGGTGACAGATACAAATATTCCATCTCATCTGGAACAGATGTTAGTTATCTTagtacaagaagaaaatgaacgGGAATTTGGAGAGACGGGGCCATGTATGGAATATTTACTTCATCACAAGATCTTGGAAACATTATATACCTTAGGGAAAGCTGAT TGTCCTCCAGGAATGAAGCAACAAGTCTTGGTGTTCTATACCAAACTTTTGGGGAAAATCCGGCAGCCGCTGCTTCCACACATTAATGTGCACAGGCCAGTGCAG AAGTTAATTCGATTGTGTGGTGAAGTCCTTGCAACGccaacagaaaatgaagaaattcagTTTCTCTGCATTGTGTGTGCAAAGCTGAAACAAGATCCCTATTTGGTTAATTTTTTCCTGGAG AACAAGTTTAAATCATTGGCTTCCCAAGGAGGCCCAAATGCAATTTCAGAAGATGTATTAAAAAGTCAAGATTCCTTGTCAACAGATACAGGCCAGTCCTGTCAGCCAGAGGAACTGTTGGGTGCTTCTGGAACGGAGCACACAGACTCAGAAGATGAGCCTTCTCATCAGATGGGTGACCTGTCCACGAGCTTGGAAAATCTCAGTGTCACTGCGCTGCCAGAGGCCACCGTTGTTCGTCCAAACCAGGATTACAACCTAGTGAATTCTTTGTTAAATCTTACTAGAAGTCCT GATGGCCGAATAGCCGTGAAAGCCTGCGAGGGCTTGATGCTGCTGGTGAGCTTGCCGGAGCCGGCGGCCGCCAGGTGCCTCACGCAGGGCACGTGCCTGTGCGAACTGCTCACCGACAGGCTCGCCGCGCTGTACAGGGCCCTGCCTCCGTCAGTGGACCCCTTGGATATCGAGACAGTGGAAGCGATTAACTGGGG CTTGGACTCATACAGTCATAAAGAAGATGCTTCAGCATTTCCTGGAAAAAGAGCCTTAATTTCATTTCTCTCCTGGTTTGATTATTGTGATCAACTTATAAAGGAAGCACAAAAG ACTGCTGCTGTTGCTCTTGCCAAAGCTGTTCATGAAAGATTTTTTATTGGTGTTATGGAACCTCAGCTAATGCAAAC TTCTGAGATGGGTATTCTGACATCAACTGCTCTGCTCCATCGCATTGTTCGGCAAGTAACCTCCGACATTTTGCTTCAAGAAATGGTGTTTTTCATCCTTGGAGAACAGAGGGAACCAGAAACTCTGGCAGAAATTAGCAGACATCCTTTAAGACATAGGTTAATTGAACACTGTGATCACATATCTGATGAG ATCAGCATAATGACATTAAGAATGTTTGAACATCTTTTACAAAAACCCAATGAGCACATTCTTTACAATTTGGTCCTAAGAAATCTTGAAGAAAGAAACTATACAGAATATAAACCTGTGTGCCCAGAAGATAAAGATGTAGTGGAGAATGGATTAATAGCAGGAGCAGT AGATCTGGAAGAAGATCCCTTATTTACTGACATTTCACCAGATAACACTTTGTCAAATCAAGAGTGGCTTAGCTCCTCACCTCCCGCTACTCCAGACCACCCCAAAAACGATGGGAAAACTGAAGTCCACAAAATTGTAAATAG TTTTCTCTGTCTGGTCCCAGATGAAGCAAAATCGTCCTACCATGTGGAGGGCACTGGATACGACACCTACCTCCGAGACGCTCACAGGCAG TTCCGGGACTACTGTGCTATCTGCTTAAGATGGGAGTGGCCTGGCTCTCCAAAAGCACTGGAAAGGTGCAATTTAGAAGCAGCTTTCTTTGAAGGTCATTTTTTGAAAGTCTTATTTGACAGGATGGGAAGAATTCTTGATCAG CCGTATGATGTCAACTTACAAGTGACGTCGGTGCTATCTAgactttctctcttccctcatcCGCACATACATGAGTACCTCTTGGACCCTTATGTGAACCTTGCTTCTGGCTGTAGATCTCTGTTCTCTGTGATCGTCAGG GTTGTTGGAGACCTCATGGTTCGAATCCAGCGTATTCAAGACTTTACTCCCAAGCTTCTATTAGTCAGAAAGCGATTACTTGGTCTGGAACCTGAAGGCCCTGT GATTGACCACATCACCTTGCTGGAGGGTGTGATTGTGTTAGAAGAGTTCTGTAAGGAGCTGGCGGCCATTGCCTTTGTGAAATACCACGCAGCCTCCACGCCCTGA